CAAAGAACCGCCGCCCGGGCAGATCAAGCGCCTGATCGCCGCTCGTGCCGGTCTGGCCCAGCCCGTCCTCGACCGAGAGCGAGAGCTTCACCGGCAGGTTCGCCCAGGGGTGTTCGGACATGTCCTCGATCAGCGTTTCGGTGAAATCCGCGCGCGAGCCGGTGATCGGCAAGGGCAGATCAAAGGTCAGATCGGGGCGCGGCTCGGGGGCGATGGCCAGCCCGTAACGGCGGTCGACCGCGGCCAGATCGAGGCTGACCCGCGCCTGCCCCCGGACCACGCCGTAATCATCGCGCGCCTGAAAGGGCTGCGCCAGCTTGCCATCGGCGCGCCGTTCGGCCAGCCGCGGCAGGTCGACCACAGGCCCGGAATCGGACAGAAGCGTGACCCGGAAGACCCGCCCCGTCCGCCCGCCAATCTCGATCACGCCCGAGCGCCGGGCCATCAGATCCAGGCTTTGCACCTCTCCGCCCTCGGTCTTTTCGGGCGTGGCCGCGGGGCTTGAGACGGTTTCGCGGAAGGGCACAGACCCGGGCGCACCATAGAAACGGAAGGACAGCTTCGTGCCCTCGGGCAGGACCAGATCTTCGCCCTCGACGCCGTTCAGATAAAGCCCGGGCTTGCCGGTGTAGCGCGGCGGCTCGGCCCAGCCTTCCCAGGCGGGGCCCATCGCGGCCTCGGCGGCGCCGGGGGGCCGGGGATGTTCGGGCGGAGAAAAGATCGCCAGGGGCGCGCCGAAGATCAGCGCCACGGTGACGCCGGTCAGCGCGGAGATCCGCAGGCCATAGGGATCGCGCGGCGCCAGATCGGGCGCGGGCAGGGGCGCACGGGCACCTGCGGCGCGTTCGGCCATGCGGCCGCGGTGCAAGGCCCAAAGCGCGCGCGTCGCCGGATCGGTCTCGCCCAGCGTCAGACTGTCGGTCAGCGCCGCCAGCGGCCGGCCGGGCAGGGTCGCATCCAGCCGGGCAATCGCCTCGGCCCGGGTGGGGATGCGGAACCGGCGCAGCCCGAACGCGGCCAGAACCACTGCCAGAAACCCGAGCGCCCCGGCCAGAACCGGCCATTGCCCCGCGCCCAGATGATCGGGCAGCCGAAAGGCCAAAAGGGTGAAGGTCACGGCCGCCAAGCTCAGCAGTGGCCAGAAGGCGCGCAGCAGCCGTTCGGCCAGCATCGCCGCCCGCGTCAGCGCGATCGGTCGGGCCAGCGGGGCGAGCGGGTCGCCCGGAAGGGGCGGCGGCGGCGGCATCGGTCCTTTCCGGCCCCGACTACGGGATCAGAGCCATTCGGGGATGCTATCGCGGGCCAGCATTTCCTCAAAGCTCGGTCTTTGCCGGATGACGGCGAAGTGATCCCCGCTGACCAGCACCTCGGGGATCAGCGGGCGGGAATTGTATTCGGACGCCATCACCGCGCCGTAAGCCCCGGCCGAGCGGAAGGCGACCAGATCGCCCTCGGCCATCGGCGGCAGCTCGCGGCCCTTGGTGAAGGTGTCGCCCGTCTCGCAGACCGGGCCGACGACATCGAAGGGCTGCGGCGCAAGGCCCGGCGCGGGCTCGATCACCGGGACGATGTCGTGATGCGCGCCATACATCGAGGGCCGGACCAGATCGTTCATCGCCGCATCGACGATCAGGAAGTTCCGCCCCTCGCCTTCCTTCAGATAGATGACCGAGGTCACCATCAGCCCGGCATTGCCGGAAATCAGCCGCCCCGGTTCGATCTCGATCTCGCAGCCCAGATCGCCCAGAACGCGGGTGATCATCGCGCCGTAATCGGTGGGCAGGGGCGGCGCCTCGTTCGAGCGCTGGTGATAGGGGATGCCAAGGCCGCCCCCCAGATCGAGGCGGCGGATCTTGTGGCCATCCTCGCGCAGCGCCAGCGTCAGCTCGCGGACCTTGGTGAAGGCGGCTTCAAACGGCGCCAGATCGGTCAGCTGGCTGCCGATATGGACATCGACGCCGATCACCTCGATCCCGGGCAGTTTCGCGGCCTCGGCATAAACCGCGCGGGCCTTGGCAATCGGAATGCCGAACTTGTTTTCCGACTTGCCGGTGGCGATCTTTTCATGGGTCTTGGCATCGACATCGGGGTTCACCCGCAAGGCAATCGGCGCGGTGACGCCCAGCGCCGTGGCAATTTCCGATATCGCCCGCAGCTCGGGTTCGCTTTCGACGTTGAACTGCCGGATGCCCCCGGTCAGCGCCAGCCGGATTTCGTCGCGCGTCTTGCCGACGCCGGAAAAGACGATGCGGTCGCCCGGCACGCCCGCGGCTTTCGCGCGGCGGTATTCGCCGCCCGAGACCACATCCATCCCCGCGCCCAGATCGCCCAGCAGCTTCAGCACCGCCAGGTTCGAATTCGACTTGATCGCGAAACAGACCAGATGATCGGTGCCCGCCAGCGCGGCATCGAAGAGCTGGAAATGCCGGGTCAGGGTCGCGGCGGAATAGACGTAGAAGGGCGTGCCGACGGCGGCCGCAATCTCGGTCAGGGCCACGTCCTCGGCATGCAGCACGCCATTGCGGTAGAGAAAATGATCCATCGCGCCCTCCGACTGTTCGGGCGTTCTTAGCCGGTCGGGCCGGTCAAGAAAAGCGCTCTCAGAGCCCCATGCCCAGATGCAGCCAGCCCAGCCGCGTGCCAACGGTGCCGCGGCCGTTGCTGTTCACCCCAAGCCGCACCGGGCCGACGCCGGTCGACACCCCGGTCGTCACCTGCCCGGCCGGGTTGGCATGCACATTCGCCCGCGGCCCGGAACAGGCCGCAAGCAGGATCAGCAGCAGCGGCAGCGCGAGCCTCACAGCCTGCCCGCCACGCCCATCCGCGCCTCGCCGGTGATCGAGAGGCCGGGGGTCGTGGATTGCGGCGGCGTCGGCGGGCCGTCGACGCCACAGGCCGCGACGAAGGTCAGAACCGACAGGGCCAGAAGGATACGCATGAAACCTCCGATCTCAGGCCAGAAGCCCCTGCCAGCGCGCCACCTGGGCGCGGACCTGATCGGGGGCAGTGCCACCGTAGGATTGCCGCGAGGCGACCGAATTGTGAACCCCAAGCACGGAATAGACCGCCTCGGTCAGCGCCGGATGGGCGGATTTCAGCTCTTCGAGGCTCAGATCGGGCAGATCGCAGCCCTTCTTCTCCGCCAGCGCGACGAGCGAGCCGGTGACGTGATGGGCGTCGCGGAAGGGCAGACCGGCCTCGCGCACCAGCCAGTCGGCAAGGTCCGTCGCGGTGGAAAAGCCCGACGAGGCCGCGGCTTCCAGTTTCGCGGTGTTCACCGTCAGATCCGACATCATCCCGGTCATCGCCGCCAAGGCCAGCATCAGCGTGTCGGCGGCATCGAAGACCTGTTCCTTGTCTTCCTGCATGTCCTTGGAATAGGCGAGCGGCAGGCCCTTCATCACGGTGAAGAGCGCGACAGCCGCGCCCAGCACCCGGCCGATCTTCGCCCGGATCAGCTCTGCCGCATCGGGGTTGCGCTTTTGCGGCATGATCGAGGAGCCCGTCGACCATTTGTCCGACATCGCCACGAAGCGGAACTGCGCCGAGGACCAGATCACCAGTTCCTCTGCCAGACGGCTGAGGTGGACCGAGCAGATCGCCGCCGCGGACAGGAATTCGAGCGCGAAATCGCGGTCCGACACGCCATCCAGGCTGTTTGCCATCGGCCGGTCAAAGCCCAAAGCCTGCGCCGTCATGTGCCGGTCGATCGGGAAGCCCGTGCCCGCCAGCGCCGCCGAGCCGAGCGGGCATTCGTTCATCCGCTTGCGCGCGTCTTCAAAGCGGCTCCGGTCGCGGGCGAACATCTCGACATAGGCCATCATGTGATGGCCCCAGGTCACCGGCTGCGCCGTCTGCAGATGGGTGAAGCCCGGCATCACCCAATCGGCGCCCTTTTCGGCTTGCGCCACCAGCACCTTCATCAGCGCCGTCAGCGAGGTGATCGCCGCATCGGCCTGATCGCGGACCCAAAGCCGGAAATCGGTCGCCACCTGGTCGTTGCGGCTCCGCGCCGTGTGCAGCCGCCCCGCCGGTTCGCCGATCAGCGCCTTCAGCCGCGCCTCGACATTCATGTGGATGTCCTCAAGCGCGGTCGAAAACGGGAAATCGCCCGCCTCGATCTCTGACAAGACCGTGAGCAACCCTTCCCCGATCGCCTCGGCATCGCTATTCGTGAGAATACCCGTCGCGGCCAGCATCGCCGCATGGGCCCGGCTGCCGCGGATATCCTGTGCGTAAAGCCGCTTGTCGAACGAGATCGAGGCGTTGATCGCCTCCATGATCGCGTCCGGACCGGCGGCAAAGCGCCCGCCCCACATGGCGTTCGAGGAGTTCGTGTCGTCGGTCATCGTCAGGCCCTTCGTCGGAGGCATCATGCTGCGGTTGTTCGTCCTTTATACGGCCCTTGCCCTTTGCGCAAATGCCGCGCCCGCCGCCGACCTGTCGGCGCTGAAACAGGGCGAGATGAAGAAACTCGCCGTCTTCACCGAGCCGCTGGCCCTGCCCGAGATCCCCTTTGTCGATGAAACCGGGACCCGCCACCGGCTGGCCGATTACCGCGGCAAGGTGGTGCTTTTGAACCTTTGGGCGACCTGGTGTGCTCCCTGCCGCAAGGAAATGCCCGATATCGCGGCGCTTCAGGCCGAGATCGGCGGGGATGATTTCACCGTGCTGACGGTGGCCTCCAGCAATCGCGACACCCAGGCGAAGGTGGGCGCGTTCTTCGAAAAGCAGGGCATCACCCAGCTGCCGCGGATGATCGACGAAACCGAACGGCTGCCGCGGGCGCTGGGGGTTCCCGGCCTGCCCGCCTCGTTCCTGATCGACCGTCAGGGGCAGATCGTGGCGCAGCTCTTGGGCCCGGCCGATTGGTCGAGCCCGGAAGCGAAAGCCGTGATCGCCGCGCTGCGCGCCGAGTGATCAGCGCGAATCGGCGCGCATGAACTGGTTCATCGAGGACCCGATCTCCTCCGACAGGCGCATGATCGATTCGAGCCGGTTCTTGATGTCGGCGTGGAAAATGTCGAGCTGATCGATCGTCGCCGAAAGCCCGCCGCTGCTGTCGCGCATCCGCCCGCATTCGACACGGCCCAGCACCCGGATCGTGTCGAGCCCCAGCATCAGGCGGCGAATCTCGGCGCTGGCGCGGAACAGTTCCTCGGCATGGCCGACCGCGCGCATCATCGCGTCGCGCGTGTCGGCATAGGACCGGGCCTCCAGTTCGCGCAGCAGGTTGCGTTCCACGTTCCAGTCGATTCCCTCGACCGCGGCAACATCGCGGAACCCCGCGTTCATTTCCTTCAGCACCCGGTTCGAGCCGAGCAGGAACAGCGCCCGGGCGGCCTGACGGGACACGCGGTCGCACAGGTTGTCGCGACCGGCCACGAAACTGCGCAGCCGTTCGGAAATCACCAGCGACGAGGCCTTGTAATTCTCCGAGATCGCCGAGACCGGACCGCCCGAAGGTTCCAGCCGCGAGGCGACGATGCGCATGTTGTTCGGGATCGACTGCAGCGCCTCGAAGCTGCGCAGAAGCTTTGTCTGTTCCTGCGTCACCCGCTCGAGCGACTTGTTCATGTCGATCAGCCGCTGCGTGCGCGGATCGGCCGGACGGCCAAGCCGCGCATCCCGCGCCGCCAGCTCCTGCCCCAGCGCGAAAGCCATGTAGCTTGTATAGCTGGAAAATCCTTCGGCCAGGGCGAGGGCGCGCAACTCTCCGGCGCTGACCTCGGGATCAAGCCGCTCGGCGCGTTCGCGCGTGCTCAGCTTGACATAGACCTCGCGGAACCGGTCGAAAAGCTGCGTCGAGGGTTTCAGCCGCACCGACAGATAGCCGCCATCGACCGGCATCAGGACGGCGAAGACCCAGTAGATATCGCCGTTGCGGACGCGGTTCTTGACATAGGCGCCCATCGGATGGCCTGCGCCCAGCGCACTCCACAGGATGCGGAACACGCCGCGCGGCGTGTCGGGATGCCGGACGATCTTGTGCGGGGCCCCCAGAAGTTCGGACCAGTCGAATCCGGAAACGCGGTGAAACACCTCGTTGCCGGCGATGATCACCCCGCGCTTGTCGGTGCGGGAGTAAAACAGCTCGTCGAAGCCGAAGGGGGCTTCGTTCTCCTGCGATTTGGAAAGGTCGGTCGGCGCGGTCATGATTACCCTGAAGCTGGACACTGCGGCAACCATAGCGCGTCAGGGTAAGCGAAACGTATACAACCGAAGGTTTATCTGGAAAGGTTCTCATTAACCACCCGGCGCGGAAACTGTGGCGCTTTACCAGTTGTTAGCCGAAATCGCGGAATCTGGCACGGAACCTGATGGAGGGGCCGATGTCGAAAATTCCGCTGTCGCTGCGCGAGTCGCTCGATCCGGCCGAATCCAGTCCGCTGAATTTCGCCGTCGCCCAGCGCGACCGGGAAACCCTGTCGATGGTCACCCGCGCCGTGGAACGCCGCGACGTGGTGCTGGCCTTTCAACCCGTGGTGCAGACCCTGCGCCCCGACCGCCCCGCCTTCTACGAAGGGCTGATCCGGGTGCTGGACGACACCGGCCGGGTGATTCCGGCGCAGGATTTCATCGGCGCCGCCGAAACCACCGAAATCGGCCGCAAGCTGGACTGTCTGGCGCTGGAAATGGGGCTTTTGTCGCTGGCCGAGGATCGCAGCCTGCGGTTGTCGGTGAACATGTCCGCCCGCTCGATCGGCTACCCGGACTGGATGCGCATTCTCAACCGCGGCCTGGCGATGGATGACCGCATCGGCGAAAGGCTGATTCTGGAAATCACCGAATCCTCGGCGATGATGATGCCGGAACTGGTGTCGGTCTTCATGCAGGACATGCAGACGAAGGGCATCTGTTTCGCGCTGGATGATTTCGGCGCGGGCTACACCTCGTTCCGCTATCTGCGCGAATTCTACTTCGACATCCTGAAGATCGACGGCCAGTTCATCACCGGCATCGCCCGCAATCCCGACAACCAGATCCTGACCCAGGCGCTGATGTCGATTTCCCGGCATTTCGACATGTTCACCGTTGCCGAAGCGGTGGAAACGGCCGAGGATGCGGCCTGGCTGACACGTGCGGGCATCGACTGCATGCAGGGCTATTATTTCGGCGCGCCGACGATCATGCCGCCGTGGAAAGCGCCCACGACCCACAAGGCCGGGATCTGACACCCGGCCCGGCCGCCCGATTTCATCGCGCAACAAAATTGCGCGAACGGGAGATAATATTGCCAAATCTGCTTGACCTCTTGCGGCCTTTCGGCATGCTGCACAGCGGCAATGGGCGTCTTTGCGCCCGAAATCCTGTGAGGAGGGAAATTCATGACCAATGTCGTCATCGTCTCGGCGGCCCGGACCGCCGTGGGCAGCTTCAACGGCGCTTTCGCCAACACGCCCGCGCATGAGCTGGGCGCCGCGGCGATCGAGGCCGTGGTGGCGCGGGCGGGCATCGACAAGGCGGAGGTCTCGGAAACCATCCTCGGTCAGGTGCTGACCGCCGGTCAGGGCCAGAACCCGGCGCGTCAGGCGCATATCAAGGCCGGTCTGCCGATCGAATCGGCCGCCTGGGGCATCAACCAGGTTTGCGGCTCGGGCCTGCGCACGGTGGCGCTCGGCGCGCAGCACATCCAGCTTGGCGATGCGGCGATCGTCGTGGCCGGGGGCCAGGAAAGCATGTCGCTGTCCGCCCATGTCGCGCATCTGCGCGCGGGCACCAAGATGGGCGACATGAAGATGATCGATTCGATGATCAAGGACGGGCTTTGGGACGCGTTCAACGGCTATCACATGGGCCAGACCGCGGAAAACGTCGCGGCACAATGGGGCATCACCCGCGAGATGCAGGACGAATTCGCCCTTGCCAGCCAGAACAAGGCCGAAGCCGCGCAAAAGGCGGGCAAGTTCGTCGATGAAATCATCCCCTTCACGGTGAAGACCCGCAAGGGCGACATCGTCGTCGATGCCGATGAATACATCCGTCACGGCGCGACGCTCGAATCGATGCAAAAGCTGAAACCGGCCTTCACCAAGGATGGCACGGTGACCGCGGGCAACGCCTCGGGCATCAATGATGGCGCCGCGGTCGTGCTCTTGATGACCGAGGAAGAGGCGGCGAAACGCGGTCTGACGCCGCTGGCCCGGATCGCGTCCTACGCCACCGCGGGGCTTGACCCGTCGATCATGGGCTGCGGCCCGATCCCGGCCTCGCGCAAGGCGCTGGAAAAGGCGGGCTGGACCGCCGCCGATCTGGACCGGATCGAGGCGAACGAGGCTTTCGCGGCCCAGGCCTGCGCGGTGAACAAGGACATGGGCTGGGACGTGTCGAAGGTGAACGTCAACGGCGG
This DNA window, taken from Rhodobacter capsulatus SB 1003, encodes the following:
- the lysA gene encoding diaminopimelate decarboxylase, translated to MDHFLYRNGVLHAEDVALTEIAAAVGTPFYVYSAATLTRHFQLFDAALAGTDHLVCFAIKSNSNLAVLKLLGDLGAGMDVVSGGEYRRAKAAGVPGDRIVFSGVGKTRDEIRLALTGGIRQFNVESEPELRAISEIATALGVTAPIALRVNPDVDAKTHEKIATGKSENKFGIPIAKARAVYAEAAKLPGIEVIGVDVHIGSQLTDLAPFEAAFTKVRELTLALREDGHKIRRLDLGGGLGIPYHQRSNEAPPLPTDYGAMITRVLGDLGCEIEIEPGRLISGNAGLMVTSVIYLKEGEGRNFLIVDAAMNDLVRPSMYGAHHDIVPVIEPAPGLAPQPFDVVGPVCETGDTFTKGRELPPMAEGDLVAFRSAGAYGAVMASEYNSRPLIPEVLVSGDHFAVIRQRPSFEEMLARDSIPEWL
- the argH gene encoding argininosuccinate lyase, translated to MTDDTNSSNAMWGGRFAAGPDAIMEAINASISFDKRLYAQDIRGSRAHAAMLAATGILTNSDAEAIGEGLLTVLSEIEAGDFPFSTALEDIHMNVEARLKALIGEPAGRLHTARSRNDQVATDFRLWVRDQADAAITSLTALMKVLVAQAEKGADWVMPGFTHLQTAQPVTWGHHMMAYVEMFARDRSRFEDARKRMNECPLGSAALAGTGFPIDRHMTAQALGFDRPMANSLDGVSDRDFALEFLSAAAICSVHLSRLAEELVIWSSAQFRFVAMSDKWSTGSSIMPQKRNPDAAELIRAKIGRVLGAAVALFTVMKGLPLAYSKDMQEDKEQVFDAADTLMLALAAMTGMMSDLTVNTAKLEAAASSGFSTATDLADWLVREAGLPFRDAHHVTGSLVALAEKKGCDLPDLSLEELKSAHPALTEAVYSVLGVHNSVASRQSYGGTAPDQVRAQVARWQGLLA
- a CDS encoding TlpA family protein disulfide reductase is translated as MLRLFVLYTALALCANAAPAADLSALKQGEMKKLAVFTEPLALPEIPFVDETGTRHRLADYRGKVVLLNLWATWCAPCRKEMPDIAALQAEIGGDDFTVLTVASSNRDTQAKVGAFFEKQGITQLPRMIDETERLPRALGVPGLPASFLIDRQGQIVAQLLGPADWSSPEAKAVIAALRAE
- a CDS encoding PAS domain-containing protein — protein: MTAPTDLSKSQENEAPFGFDELFYSRTDKRGVIIAGNEVFHRVSGFDWSELLGAPHKIVRHPDTPRGVFRILWSALGAGHPMGAYVKNRVRNGDIYWVFAVLMPVDGGYLSVRLKPSTQLFDRFREVYVKLSTRERAERLDPEVSAGELRALALAEGFSSYTSYMAFALGQELAARDARLGRPADPRTQRLIDMNKSLERVTQEQTKLLRSFEALQSIPNNMRIVASRLEPSGGPVSAISENYKASSLVISERLRSFVAGRDNLCDRVSRQAARALFLLGSNRVLKEMNAGFRDVAAVEGIDWNVERNLLRELEARSYADTRDAMMRAVGHAEELFRASAEIRRLMLGLDTIRVLGRVECGRMRDSSGGLSATIDQLDIFHADIKNRLESIMRLSEEIGSSMNQFMRADSR
- a CDS encoding EAL domain-containing protein gives rise to the protein MSKIPLSLRESLDPAESSPLNFAVAQRDRETLSMVTRAVERRDVVLAFQPVVQTLRPDRPAFYEGLIRVLDDTGRVIPAQDFIGAAETTEIGRKLDCLALEMGLLSLAEDRSLRLSVNMSARSIGYPDWMRILNRGLAMDDRIGERLILEITESSAMMMPELVSVFMQDMQTKGICFALDDFGAGYTSFRYLREFYFDILKIDGQFITGIARNPDNQILTQALMSISRHFDMFTVAEAVETAEDAAWLTRAGIDCMQGYYFGAPTIMPPWKAPTTHKAGI
- a CDS encoding acetyl-CoA C-acetyltransferase, with product MTNVVIVSAARTAVGSFNGAFANTPAHELGAAAIEAVVARAGIDKAEVSETILGQVLTAGQGQNPARQAHIKAGLPIESAAWGINQVCGSGLRTVALGAQHIQLGDAAIVVAGGQESMSLSAHVAHLRAGTKMGDMKMIDSMIKDGLWDAFNGYHMGQTAENVAAQWGITREMQDEFALASQNKAEAAQKAGKFVDEIIPFTVKTRKGDIVVDADEYIRHGATLESMQKLKPAFTKDGTVTAGNASGINDGAAVVLLMTEEEAAKRGLTPLARIASYATAGLDPSIMGCGPIPASRKALEKAGWTAADLDRIEANEAFAAQACAVNKDMGWDVSKVNVNGGAIAIGHPIGASGCRILNTLVFEMKRSGAKKGLATLCIGGGMGVAMCLEGL